A single region of the Streptomyces sp. ITFR-16 genome encodes:
- a CDS encoding 1-phosphofructokinase family hexose kinase has translation MILTVTLNTALDLTYGVPALVPHSSHRVTDLSERPGGKGVNVARVLTALGHESVVTGFAGGATGAVLRELLAALPAPVTDALVPVAGDTRRTLAVVDRATGDTTQFNEPGPQVTAAEWTAFLRSYGELLTSADAVALCGSLPPGIHVGAYAELVRLARTAGVPVLLDTSGEPLRRGIAARPDLIKPNADELAQLTGSREPLRATRDARRRGAHAVIASLGPDGMLAVTPDGVWQAAPPAPVKGNPTGAGDSAVAGLLSGLVEGLSWPDRLRRAVALSTATVLAPTAGDFDRAAYEELLPRVAIEEHAPGAA, from the coding sequence GTGATCCTCACGGTCACGCTGAACACGGCACTCGACCTGACCTACGGGGTCCCCGCACTCGTCCCGCACTCCAGCCACCGTGTCACCGACCTCTCCGAGCGCCCCGGCGGCAAGGGCGTCAACGTCGCCCGGGTCCTCACCGCCCTCGGCCACGAGAGCGTCGTCACCGGCTTCGCCGGAGGCGCCACCGGAGCCGTCCTGCGCGAGCTGCTCGCCGCGCTCCCCGCGCCCGTCACCGACGCGCTCGTCCCGGTCGCCGGCGACACCCGCCGCACCCTGGCCGTCGTCGACCGCGCCACCGGCGACACCACCCAGTTCAACGAGCCCGGACCGCAGGTCACCGCCGCCGAATGGACCGCGTTCCTCCGCTCGTACGGAGAACTGCTCACCTCGGCCGACGCGGTCGCCCTGTGCGGCAGCCTGCCGCCCGGCATCCACGTCGGCGCCTACGCGGAACTGGTCCGGCTGGCCCGCACCGCCGGCGTCCCGGTCCTCCTGGACACCAGCGGCGAACCGCTGCGCCGGGGCATCGCCGCCCGCCCCGACCTCATCAAGCCGAACGCCGACGAGCTCGCCCAGCTCACCGGCTCCCGCGAACCGCTGCGCGCCACCCGTGACGCCCGGCGCCGGGGCGCCCACGCGGTCATCGCGTCCCTGGGCCCGGACGGCATGCTGGCGGTGACCCCGGACGGGGTCTGGCAGGCCGCGCCGCCCGCGCCCGTGAAGGGCAACCCGACCGGAGCGGGCGACTCCGCGGTGGCCGGACTGCTGTCCGGCCTCGTCGAGGGCCTGAGCTGGCCGGACCGGCTGCGAAGGGCGGTGGCACTGTCGACGGCGACCGTGCTGGCCCCCACCGCCGGTGACTTCGACCGCGCGGCCTACGAGGAGCTGCTGCCGCGCGTCGCCATCGAGGAACACGCACCAGGCGCGGCCTGA
- a CDS encoding class II fructose-bisphosphate aldolase produces MPLVSTGELVSAAQAQGRGIAAFNVITLEHAEAIATGAERAGAPAILQISENAVKFHGGRLSAVAAAAAAVARTSGAPLALHLDHVESVDLLHQAHDEGFGSVMFDASKLSYEENVRATAEAVAWGHERGIWIEAELGKVGGKEGEAPLDAHAPGVRTDPAEAAAYVAATGVDALAVAVGSSHAMTERTAALDHALIGRLRDAVPVPLVLHGSSGVPDEEIRQAVATSGMVKINVGTALNTAFTGAVRSYLAEHTTGVDPRKYIAPGREAMAATVAGFLALMG; encoded by the coding sequence ATGCCGCTCGTCAGCACCGGTGAACTCGTCTCCGCCGCCCAGGCGCAGGGACGCGGGATCGCCGCCTTCAACGTCATCACGCTGGAACACGCGGAGGCCATCGCCACCGGCGCGGAGCGTGCCGGGGCCCCCGCCATCCTCCAGATCTCGGAGAACGCCGTGAAGTTCCACGGCGGCCGGCTCTCCGCCGTCGCCGCCGCGGCCGCCGCCGTCGCCCGGACCTCCGGCGCCCCGCTCGCCCTGCACCTCGACCACGTCGAGTCCGTGGACCTGCTGCACCAGGCGCACGACGAGGGCTTCGGCTCGGTGATGTTCGACGCCTCCAAGCTGAGCTACGAGGAGAACGTCCGGGCCACCGCCGAGGCGGTCGCCTGGGGCCATGAGCGCGGCATATGGATCGAGGCCGAGCTCGGCAAGGTCGGCGGCAAGGAGGGCGAGGCCCCGCTCGACGCCCACGCCCCCGGCGTCCGCACCGACCCGGCCGAGGCCGCCGCGTACGTCGCCGCCACCGGCGTCGACGCGCTGGCCGTCGCGGTCGGCTCCTCGCACGCCATGACCGAGCGCACCGCCGCCCTGGACCACGCCCTGATCGGCCGGCTGCGCGACGCCGTGCCCGTGCCGCTGGTGCTGCACGGCTCCAGCGGCGTCCCGGACGAGGAGATCCGCCAGGCGGTCGCCACCTCCGGCATGGTCAAGATCAATGTGGGCACGGCCCTGAACACCGCGTTCACCGGAGCCGTCCGCTCCTACCTCGCCGAGCACACCACCGGCGTGGACCCCCGCAAGTACATCGCCCCGGGCCGCGAGGCCATGGCCGCGACGGTGGCCGGCTTCCTCGCCCTGATGGGCTGA
- a CDS encoding carbohydrate-binding protein, with translation MAGNNGASTPEDDDPFGYLYEDGQAAGAQPPGQGGYGYPGPAAQPGVPRTSYNQVRTVGERQYGQQVPHQGYGYPPQAPNGPYGQPNAQYAAPETYPGGAATAQVPHQGGRGGAGGPGKGGPNTKGLLIAALAVVAVVLIGIGVALLTGDGDKDKKKDEATSSAGPGDQVEESPKPQESASPSAPAELPKQDAASLKLGGTAQLDNSVKGAKSASGQYINLNEVGRSATWSVEVPEAGEYTLFVTYGVPGKDAKTSLTVNSEDPRDINMKNFANAPEGDLEKGWTTTYAYVNLTKGPNTLMISCNEGDQCDANLDQLSLKAGHQTR, from the coding sequence ATGGCCGGGAACAACGGCGCGAGCACACCCGAGGACGACGATCCGTTCGGCTACCTCTACGAGGACGGGCAGGCGGCCGGTGCACAGCCGCCGGGACAGGGCGGCTACGGCTACCCCGGCCCCGCCGCGCAGCCGGGTGTGCCCCGCACCTCGTACAACCAGGTGCGGACCGTCGGCGAGCGCCAGTACGGGCAGCAGGTGCCGCACCAGGGGTACGGCTACCCGCCCCAGGCGCCGAACGGCCCGTACGGCCAGCCGAACGCGCAGTACGCCGCCCCGGAGACCTACCCCGGCGGCGCCGCGACCGCGCAGGTGCCCCACCAGGGCGGCCGCGGCGGCGCAGGCGGTCCCGGCAAGGGCGGTCCGAACACCAAGGGTCTGCTGATCGCGGCGCTCGCCGTGGTCGCGGTGGTGCTCATCGGCATCGGTGTCGCGCTGCTCACCGGCGACGGCGACAAGGACAAGAAGAAGGACGAGGCGACGTCCTCGGCCGGCCCCGGCGACCAGGTCGAGGAGTCCCCGAAGCCGCAGGAGTCCGCGAGCCCGTCGGCCCCCGCGGAGCTGCCGAAGCAGGACGCCGCGTCGCTGAAGCTCGGCGGCACGGCCCAGCTCGACAACAGCGTCAAGGGTGCCAAGAGCGCCAGCGGCCAGTACATCAACCTCAACGAGGTGGGCCGGTCCGCGACCTGGTCGGTCGAGGTGCCGGAGGCCGGCGAGTACACGCTGTTCGTGACCTACGGCGTGCCGGGCAAGGACGCCAAGACGTCCCTGACGGTCAACTCCGAGGACCCCCGCGACATCAACATGAAGAACTTCGCCAACGCCCCCGAGGGCGATCTGGAGAAGGGCTGGACGACGACGTACGCCTACGTCAACCTGACCAAGGGTCCGAACACGCTGATGATCTCCTGCAACGAGGGAGATCAGTGCGATGCCAACCTGGACCAGCTGTCGCTGAAGGCCGGTCACCAGACCCGCTGA